The DNA segment AAGGCCTAGCTTTCAGTCAATTCATTACAGTGGTTGTATGCATTTGCTTTCATATTTTGAGATGAGCTCACAGCTTGgttatgaaatgtttttatggCTGAAGTGGCGTCTCTATGATGGAATGCACAGCATGTGGGTTGAGCTGTATGCTAACACCTACACAATATTTATCTATACATTTACAAGTGTCTTACCTAACCTGACGGCCATGTAACTGCAACTGCTTCAGTCAAGGACAGGCTAAAGGCTCAATTCAGTGACTGACCAGGTCCTGACCAGTATCTGTCCACAGTCCATCACTTTCTCCTCCACCCACTAGCTTATTTTCACAACAGGCTACTGCTTACCGAGTTTCCTCCTCTGCCAAGTTTCCTCCTCATCAGTCTTGTAATTCCCTGCTCACCACATCCTCTTGCTCTCCAGCCATCGATTTCACAACATTTTCCACTGGCAAACAGCATGCATCTGTGCCTGCTGCTCTGCACCTGGTGCCACAGGTCGACCTCCACTCTTTGTCAACTGCCTCTTCTTCTTCGAGACTGGTTGGGGTTTCAGTTGCCATGCGCCGTTGCAGCCTGTATCTGCCGCAGACAGCTGTGCATCCGTTTTCCTGCTGGGCTTGCCTGCGGCCAGTCGACGTTCACAGATGTCGGCTGATTACTGCTGCATGTGTGCCTCTGCTCTGGTGCAAATGCAAAGGGAACATCTAGAGAAAGGACAGAGCTCATCCGTATTGAAGCGCTGTCTCCGCTATTCACCACCTCCTTGCACGCTGCAGTCTTTCGGCAGCAGTGGTGAACCTCTGCACCAAAATAAGATGAGCCCCTCCTTtctccacacagacacagaccccccccccccccccccccccccccccccccccccacacacacacacacacacacacacctctctatTCCATTATTGTCCCTTCATTTACCTTTTCTCATCCTCTGTGCTTTATTTCCTCATGCCTActcatattaatatatatttcccttctctctctagCCCTTACTCTCTCTACCACTCACACAACCAATAGCCTACTGTATAGgcctctctctcccattcttcattttttccctctttttgcTCTCTGTCATTCCTCTCTTTTCCCCATCCATTTGTAGGCTGTGTATTATCTACAAGCTTCTCTCTCACTCAATATCCCATTTTCTCCCTTCCACCCCCTTTTTCCATTATCCCTCCTCTAATTAATTCACATGCCTgtcccctttttctctcttatttcgcagtttatttttttcctcgCTCCTCCTACAATCTATCTCCCACTCCCTTCCCTCTCCCACAGCCAATCTCCCTGCCTATCACACATCAGTATTCGGTCTATCATGTAAATATCATGCCACGTGGGGCTCAGGGCTACAGGTGTCCAATGAAGAAGAGCTGTCCACTCCAAAGCCATTCGACCCCCTccccacacatacaaacatgctACCCCCCCCCGTCCCCGTCCCAAACACACGTAGGCTACACACatgctgcccccccccaaacacacacacacacaccccttatTCGTTCTTCTTCCTCGGGGCGGGCAGGGCTGCAGCAGTTTTTATGAACGGAACGGCTCGTGCCGTTTCATTGACAAACATTTTCCGGTTGCTGCATCGAAGAGCGGAGCACCGCCGGGGGAGCAGTgcggagcagcagcagcagaaagcaGAAGGCAGCAGCTGCAGTGAGCAACAACAACCCCCGGTGTTTAAAAGCTGTTGATTCGCCACCTTGACCCGGACCGGATCCTCACGCAacccctcttcctccttcacgcTCTCTGGAGACGGCCAGAAGAATCACCTGAGGGGGACTCACTCAGACAGCTTTTGCCACTCAGTTGTTCCCTATGAAGGACGTGATGCGGCGTCGTTAACGCTCACTCACTGACAGGGGTTTGTTTAAGGACTTCCACGAAGCGCCCGGACGCAGCGATGGAGGATTCTGGATGCTTTTTAAAATCACGAGACTGCAGCGACCGGTGTGTGATGCGAACTGAGCGGTGGGTGGTGTAGACTCCCACCCcgcaccccacacacccccaccgaCTTATCCGTGAACACACCCCATCCCTCCCAACCTGGACCCACAGCCGTGTTTCACTTCACCGAGAGAACATGTCACGGGCAGCGGCTATCGCGAACTCCCTGATCCGTCAGAAGCGACAGGCGAAGGAGCGGGAGAAGGCGAACGCTTGTCGCGGCAGCGGCAGCCCGAGCAACAGCAAGGGCACAAACGAGAAGCAGAGCAAGCTTAACGTGTTCTCGCGTGTCAAATTGTTTGGATCAAGGAAGAAACGGAAGAGAAAGCGACCACCAGGTCAGAGTGGGGGCTGCACCACCACCTCAACCATCTTCACAACCACCAGCATCATTACTATCATCACCACCAACACCATTTTCTCTCATCACTGAGGCTGGTCCTTCATCATTCGTCACCCTCTGGATAGTCTCCTTCTGGCACTGGCTAAAGAATTCATCCAGTTGCATGACAACACATACATCATGTGAACAATTTTGCATTGTCCTGCTGCAAAGTGTTGTAGCAGCATGTGTCTGTGATAGTTGATGGAGATTTCATTTAAACAGGATCCCAATTTAGGCAGAGCTTAAGCTACTCCTGTTATGCTACATCCGAGTTATTCTTTTAAATATGTACGCAACAATGTTCCTGGGGTCAGGGATCAACAGCGATTGGATATGTAAACATCTTTTCCTCTTATACTTCCAGCTTCTTGGAGACTGCTGGATGTGTTACTTGTGAAGACTTGACCGTGATAAGGAGTGAATACAGTTAATGCGTGTCCTCTCCTCTGCCCCTCTCAGAGCCCCAGTTAAAGGGCATTGTGACCAGGCTTTCCAATTGCCAGGGCTTCCAGCTGCAGATGCAGCCTGATGGCACTATTGATGGAACAAAGGATGAAGACAGCACCTATGGTAAGTATAACTCTAGCTTATGCATGTGCAGATAAAGAATACTGGCCATCCAAATTTGCCCATATCCACAGATTTTCTTAATTTgtctatttaaaaaatcaacttGGGCTGCAACTAACCATTATTGTCTATATAGATTAGTCTACTGATACATTTCTTGACTCATTTTAGGGATGTCGCAACAATACTACAGTACTAAGTCAATTACAAAATATTGACACGTTTTAGAAAGGTGTGAAAATGTATCATAAATCGGGAGAAATGTGCAAGAATTGTGGAGGAAACCGGGACTGGGTAATGTAGGAAATACACGTAGTTCAACTCTTTGCACAAACTCTACATAACAGATCGTTTCTAGCCATAACCCAGAAGAACAGTTGGTGAATAGCCCTTCATCTCCATTCACCAGGTTGAAATCACACAAATGTTCCTAAATATAAATCCTCAGGcatttttgagtaaaagttggcAAAACATAGGGATTTATGTGAAAAACAGCAGACAGAATGttgaaaacaaaagacagaatCAGACTAACTGGTGGTTTAGAAGTTCCAGGTGAACTGTACGGTACAGCCAGAGGCCTACCGCACTCAAGTCATCATAGACTAGGTTGAGTTTCAGATAATGTGACACCCTCTGGCATTTTTGAGTAAAAGCTGGCCAACAGACTGTGTGTATTTGAGTATGTCCATGTAAGAACGTCAACATCATGCTGGTGGCAGCAAAAGGTCTATATCTTAAAACCATCATCCTATTACATTATGTTAAGAGTGTTTATCACTTTTCAACATTTACATGTCCATGTAAACGAGTTTACGGACTAAAATTTCACCAAATTAAATTTTCTTTTGGTTTATTTATGCAAAAGATATTCATAGAAAGACTGGTGATGAATATTAAAAAGTGAGACAAATTAACAAATTAACAACACATCACGGTAATGTGTCACACCACTAACAGCTTGGAACAGATAAaggaaataaacagtaaaattggcctaaaattacctttttatGAAGTTGGACAACATTAGCGgaataataactaaaacatgAACTGCATGGcatattaaaatgaatgttattTAAACAATGGTACAACAACACTCCAATAGGATCACAACAGCACAGAGCAGTTCTCTTATTCAGTTCAGCAATTGCTACATTCTGCATCACTTGTCTTGCACTTGCATGCAGCAGAGCAACGTAGACAAGACTTTTTACATAGACATTGTGCACTCATACATCTTGAGGCGCAGGTGCAGCTGATTATTCCGAACGGTAGTCTGGGACCGCAGGAAGTGACATCAAGATGGGCAGCAGCTTAGAATCTTCCAGCCTCCACTCCATTGTCTCTGACAGAGGAAGGACAGCATAACGCTTGTTTGTATGACGCAACAAAGCAGTTTGGCAATGTGCTCGATGGATGTGAAACGACAGTGCATTACTGGTTGGCGCTAGACTTTCTGGAGCTCGGGACTGTAAAAACAGGAGTTCCCTTGCCTTGTTCATGCTGGTTACATTGGGTGTGCAATATACCTCGCACACAAATAATTCAGTGTCTTTCACAGTTTGGACATCCAGTTTGcctgtattactgtgttgagTGTGTCGAGTTCATGGGCGGGAGCTTGTATAATTGGCACATAGCCAATACTTCTGAGTTGGTTGTGCAGATTGTATGATTGAAATTGATTTAATTATCTTTAGTCTTTGACTATCGTAGTGTGATACCTTCCTTCTGCTGCAATGAGGTCACTAGCAAGATGGACTGAAAGGATCTGGTCATCTTTTGAGGCTTCCAATATTCAATCACTTATGTTCGTTGTTGAGACCATGGCAAGTCTAACCTTTGAGTTCACTTCTTGGCAGAACATGCAGGCAGTTCATGGTCACAACAGAACTCCTTATCAATGTTGGACCAGCACCTTTATCCACATCTGCACAGTTTTCACTAGACTTTGTTTGCAGCCTGGAAaggcttttacttttactagTAAAAGGCGCATCTGTGTTCTAGACAAGAAGCACTCCCTGTCAATTGCATCCCTGTGTTGAGGATCGTGAAGCTTTCCTCTACTTTCTGCAGATGCTTTTAGTGTCAAAAGGCCCTGTTCTGTCACATTGAATAGCTTATCTTTCTTGGATTCTTGACATAAtccacctaaaaaaaaactttctgtaCTTGTTAATAGATGTTGCGCATGATGTAAATGTGgaatttcctgacattttagagGTCATCATGGAGTTTGCGCTCTAAGTTTCACACGAGAGATGCAGCTTGGAAAAGAGCAAAATGGATTCAGCAGAAAAAATACCCCTAGAAAAGTCTATTTgccaacttttactcaaaaatgCCTGAAGGTATCAATTATCTGAAAATTAACCTGGTCTATGATGACATGAGTGCAGTAGGCCTTTGGCTGTACCGTACAGTTCACCTGGAACTTCCAAACCACCAATTAGTCTGattctgtcttttgttttcaacataaaTCCCTATGTTAGCTATGATAGCTGAAATTAGCTAACTTCAGCCCAGTTCTATGTGAAAGACCAACACGTTGACAGCGCAGGTTGaatcatactgtatgtagtctTTATTCTCAATTtgatttacttttaaaaaggaagaaaacatgaaaaccaCACATTACCGTATGTTTTGTATCctataaaaagacaaacaaaactttttgaACATTGTAACATATTGAAGGTTCAACATCGAGCAAGGTCTGATTTAATTCCCATAAGCTCATGTTGGTGTTTTCATCCAAACCAGTTTAAATCCAATTTAATGAATTTTACTCTTGAGGAAATCTGAGAGAATTGGCAAATCTCAGACAGACAGTCTCTCAGCAACATGTCCAGTGTTCATAAGTAGGAAACTGGTGGCTAATTTTAATCCAAACATCAGATGATATCATGGCAATGTGTTTAATATTTCCTGGTTAAAGAAATCAACTGAATATCCACAGGATGCACATTGCAAAAGATACTTGAACGGATCcagtgaatacatttttttctcacttgctctccctctctttctcacacacaaaaacacacgtaGGCTACAATGAGTGATTGAAACGGCTAACTCACTTCTGCTGCTGTTGTATAGACGGCAATCGCTCTCCTTCCCGTGCACAGTTGGTGTTGCCAGCATCAAGCATTAATCTCTTCTACTTCTCGGGCCACCAACTGTTGTATGTACAAATAGAAGGATGTGGCTAAAAAGGCAGTGGGTTCTGTAATTAAATGATTACACGGTGTATACATGATGTAAACGCCCACCCACGTAAAATCAGTCGACTGTGACTGAGTTTTAATGAATAATCCACGTATATCCACATATAGTCAGTCATAAAGAACACAATTGTCTAAATGAGTGTAATTAAAGGAGAGCCTGGCTCATCAAACTGCCTGGAATAATTATGCCGCCGCTACAAAGCTTTGACTATATTTTATGAATTATGATTTGCGTGGATGGGTAGAAAGgggggaaaacaacaacaaaatatgatAAATAGTATCATTGTCATCTTGTACACTTAAATGTCTACAAGATGAAGCTTTAAATCTATACTCATTTTGTTGCCACTGTAGATGCTTTCTGTTCATCCAACATGCCTGGAAATACctttttaaattagtttaaaCAGTTGATGGAATACTCAGTGTAATGTGTTGAGTGTGGAACCCAAACCGCTTTAGGTGGTTATGTTTACAAATTATGCTGTAAAACTCACACAAACAGCCATTGCCAAAGCACCTTGAACCTTGCAGCGTCATTATGCCTGGAAATGTCCTCTTTACATCTTCAAAAGTAGGAATTAGTTATTAGTTATCAATTAGTTGAAACAGTTTTGATTGTtcatgattgattgattgtgaGCTGTGTAGTGTATTGAGGGCAACCCAATTAACTGTTTCACTGCCAAATGGCATGCTGGGTACAGTAAAGCTTCCTCTCTGTCACCCACTGCAAAAAAGGGTCTTTCTGCAGACTACACAACACACCCTCTGAGCTAACTTCCTGGATTTACCTACTTAttttaaccctaaccatgaGCTTTTCCCTTAACTTAACCATGCAGTTTcagtgcctaaacctaaccaaaatTAATCCAGTACATTCTAATAcagatgaagaaagagagaccGGAGATGCTACATTGTagcaaacatttcacattttaagCATCAGCAATGCAACTGTAAGATTTTGTTGGCTCAAATAGCTAGCGGTTAGCAATAGGCATGGGCCGGTATGAGATTCTGAAGGTATGATAAAATATCACGGTTTCACGCCATTTCGGTATTGCAGTTACAgctataaatgtattattttgaaatgtctgggtaaaaaaacttttttttccattgaacacaatgtattttatttttaaaacacgcTGCACATTGGCAGGGGATTTCTAAACTGCCCTTTCTGTCATTACCTTAGGAACGGTACCGTAGTATACCTTGAAAACGGTAACTGGCCCATGCCTGGCCAGCAAATGACGTGTATACTCTAGCATTGCAATTATGTCACACAAGGTGAATTGCTCAAGATCCAATGTAACACAGTAAGTGTGACGTTGTTTAGCGGTTCTCGAGAATGCTGCGTGACTCTGTGGCTTTAGTTATGAAACTTGTCCTTGCACTGCCAAATGTTTTCCAAACCCTACTTAGCTACGTGCATTTTGTCAATTCTAACCCTTCTCATTCCAAACTTAACAACAACCCCTTAATCATTGGTGTAATTCAGTGGCCTTAGCCACTGACCTTATAAAAATAGCTTTTTGTCGCAAAATGTCTAAATGCCTTTATACCAGATGCTACATTGACATTGCTGAGGATTTGTCTCTCTGTTCCCCTCTGTGCTCCCTGTGTGAGTGCTCATTCGTTTGTTGTGTGCGTTTGtcgtgtgtgtacttgtgtggGTTTCTGTGTGCATACATAGCTGTGTTCAACCTGATCCCAGTGGGGCTTCGTGTGGTGGCCATCCAGGGCGTCCAGACCAAACTCTATCTGGCAATGAACAACGAAGGCTTTCTCTACACCTCTGTAGGTCACCCCACACTCACAGAAACACCACACTCATCGTTACAGACGATTACAGACTGAAATATCCTTGGTAGAGTAATGAAGCAGCAGCTCTGTGTGACCAGTCTCATTATTATCCTGTCATCCCATCAATACTTTATCAACAGTGTTGCCTTGTGAATCAGTTGCCACTGGGTGTTACAATCCAAAGTCTGAGCCTTTCTAATCTATCTACTGATATTGTGGCTTCACAGGAGTGATATCAGATCATCCTCCAGCCTTTTTGTTTATCTCCCTTAAGTCGTACTTTGATAGGAAGATTACTTTTTGTCCATTTATACACACAttctgaattttgtttttatgtcccAGCTAGATTCACACAAACAATCCCACTGTGCATGTCTGTTCTTGTCAGAAGGCAGTGTTGGTGCAGCACAGTTTATTAAGTTCCTCACTTAAGCTCTTAAGCAGTGAGGGTGTGTagataaaataacaaacaaataacaaaaaaataacatgcaaCTTCAGAAATCTAAACAAGCCTGCAATACTAAAAGATGAAAACCAacagagaaaaatagaaaaattgcCCACACCTTAAAGTAATAACAGCCATGCAGCTACGCTTGGGCAGACAAGTATACCACTACAATATCTGGCCCATCACGTCCACTCCTGGAGGCtctgcgtcttctcatctcatattaaataaacacacaagatATTTATAGATACGTACAGACAAAGCACATTTGTATTCATACTTAATCTGTTTGAATATCAAATATACAAAACTTAAGGAAAATTCATACAAGATTaataaatgagagagagaaagagaattctttctgtattttttggTTTCCCCCTGTAACCTGGGCACTATCTTTCTCTCAGTGGGCTGGTTGGTATTCAAGGGAGTAGCCGGTTGCTATGGAGATGCAGGAATAAGGAAATGCAAATGTCAGCTGTCTTAAGTTGGTGCAGTTTGTTCTAGGAGACCCGGCCGAGATAATAATTCAAATAGTGGACTAACTGATGAATGAATACACTGATGGCAGAATGGAAGAAGGATTGAACACTTTTTAATGCAGTTTCCATTACAAACCCATACCTTCTGTGACTCAGCTCTTTTTCTGCAGCTGATGTCTCTCACCTCTCCACGTCTACTTAATCACCATCTGGTCttcttttataatttgttttaatatcTGTCACACTTTGCTTCAGGAACATTTTACCCCGGAGTGTAAGTTCAAGGAGTCTGTGTTTGAGAACTACTACGTCACCTACTCCTCCATGCTGTACCGGCAGCAGGCTTCGGGTCGGGCCTGGTACCTGGGACTCAACAAGGAGGGTGGAGTCATGAAGGGGAACCACGTCAAGAAGAACAAGGCCGCAGCACACTTCATACCGAAACCACTCAAAGGTAAAGCCAATAGGAGAGTGGACTGCACCACTTAATAGCACAACATCTCATAAGAAGCAATAGACTaaagttcaagttcaaaattAACTTGAATTTGAACAGGTTCTGAAAAAGTATGCgtattttttattaactataAACACTTTTAAAGCACACAAAATTCTCTAGAACATTAGCTTCTAAAGAGGGTAAGTTTCTTTGTGCTCAGCTAAAAGGATAACTACCATttcttttcaacctggaccctatttcccTAGGTTTTTGTGTCTAGTGAccgatgggaacaacaatctttgaggtttaccttcacaaaagtgcttgttttgccactgacaggctcagattaatattctgtgtctgacaacattatggaaaggatttgtTAGGTCAAACCTGTTAAAAAgtaagatctttttttaaacatgaaaacgTTTGCAATTGGGTTTGCTAAATACACTACAAACAAAACTACGAAAAGCCGTTTCAGGTTGTCtatccacttttccaaccatcacaactctagttttggttgaactAAAAAcagtttactgatttacatgtgaatgGAGTCTAGTGGGTTTAGCGTTGATGACTTCAGAGcagtttctggttaaacagaaaggtctcaaagacgttttaaaggtctatctctgaagggatcctttccataatgttttcagaaacttagaatattaatgtgagcctgtcagtggcaaaacaagcacatttatgaaggtaaatacaagctggacaattgccttattaacttacattggagcttgttttgcttgttttgccacttccaactgcagcgatcttgcttcatactggaccaatgtcaaagattgttgttctcatcagtcacttagacacaaaaacataggaaaatagggtcctgactgaagaaaaaaaaaacggtagttgCACTTTAAATCTCAGATTAAGATGTGTAGCCTACATACAAGCAGGATTTTGCGATACCACGAATAGTTTGGAAGACAATCGGCCGCCAATATTAAACTTATGGACAGACGTGTGATGGAAACTTCAAACTTTCAGGATACAAACAGAGGCTATGTTTCAATATTTGTTCAACATGCCCATGTTCGCCTCCCCTAAGCACTAATGCATGGAAGAAATTCTGCTTATGCAAGATATAAGCATTGATATGATTTATCATGATACAGATCTGGTCTGGTCAAACCTGGTCTGGATCCCTCTTCCCTTAATAACTACCGCCCTATATCCAACCTCCCCTTTCTGTCTAAAACCCTCAAACGTATAGTTGCCTCACAATTACAAACTCATCTCCTTGCCAATAACAAATTACAAATTTCTTAATCTGAAACTCATGCAGCTGATTACCAAGCCTAATTGAAATGAGTCTGCAGGTGTTCATGATATGTAAAAAGCATTAATAAtacttttaataaataatatttagatTGTGCCTTTCATACAATAAATAGGCCTACTGAACAGTAAGGAATTTGCATGACATAAGAAGACATAGAATGGACATAAAACAAGGATAGAAAACCATAAATAAGAtggacaataaaacacacttaaaGCAGTAGTGCTATGCCTACATCTGGCAGCCGATACGTATGGTTTAGGCTGAAAGTGAACGAGGGCAGGTGTGTTCCATTTCACTCCGCCACTCCTGCCCCGCCCACTTTCCCTCTGCTCTCCGCGCGACGTATGCTATGACGTCATATAAGAGCTGGAAGGAgggcatgttgaaaaaaactaatgaaaagcAGCCCGAGA comes from the Etheostoma spectabile isolate EspeVRDwgs_2016 chromosome 13, UIUC_Espe_1.0, whole genome shotgun sequence genome and includes:
- the fgf13b gene encoding fibroblast growth factor 13b isoform X1, giving the protein MSRAAAIANSLIRQKRQAKEREKANACRGSGSPSNSKGTNEKQSKLNVFSRVKLFGSRKKRKRKRPPEPQLKGIVTRLSNCQGFQLQMQPDGTIDGTKDEDSTYAVFNLIPVGLRVVAIQGVQTKLYLAMNNEGFLYTSEHFTPECKFKESVFENYYVTYSSMLYRQQASGRAWYLGLNKEGGVMKGNHVKKNKAAAHFIPKPLKVAMYRSLPSMT
- the fgf13b gene encoding fibroblast growth factor 13b isoform X2, which produces MSGKTKSKEYKDHAAKEPQLKGIVTRLSNCQGFQLQMQPDGTIDGTKDEDSTYAVFNLIPVGLRVVAIQGVQTKLYLAMNNEGFLYTSEHFTPECKFKESVFENYYVTYSSMLYRQQASGRAWYLGLNKEGGVMKGNHVKKNKAAAHFIPKPLKVAMYRSLPSMT
- the fgf13b gene encoding fibroblast growth factor 13b isoform X3, which produces MSFPIRRSTSEPQLKGIVTRLSNCQGFQLQMQPDGTIDGTKDEDSTYAVFNLIPVGLRVVAIQGVQTKLYLAMNNEGFLYTSEHFTPECKFKESVFENYYVTYSSMLYRQQASGRAWYLGLNKEGGVMKGNHVKKNKAAAHFIPKPLKVAMYRSLPSMT